The following are encoded in a window of Parachlamydiales bacterium genomic DNA:
- the ispG gene encoding (E)-4-hydroxy-3-methylbut-2-enyl-diphosphate synthase, which yields MDKFTFDTHRTKRFPTRVVMVGNVAVGGTNPVRIQSMTTSDTRDAAATADQIKKLADYGCEIARVTVQGMKEADTCEEIKNLLVQANYTIPLVADIHFFPPAAMRVAEFVDKVRINPGNYADKRAQFRVIEYDDASYAAELVRIEEKFSPLIKKCKERKISMRIGTNHGSLSDRIMNRFGDSPAGMVESALEYTRICRKYDYHDIIFSMKASNPIVMMQAYRMLNAEMIKLGWNYPLHLGVTEAGEGEDGRIKSAMGIGALLLDGLGDTIRVSLTEDPWYEIDPCKRLVNFAHHYESLPGYGGEQRISMFVEKKAVTLPKTVSMHRDGTVAVLASKSEFEKESFFQDAGYETAFNRPKLKIDSPDLIVYEGEIGEGLQNKIEKLHEAGVTVLTHNDLQPLKNAGSRANVQKFALIAPQNPKAIVVTDETEDEWKKLIDLKPALVFIKPKALDRFHYVRSFLLWAKENAFDAPVLLWMSYTCNEEDLVIQASTECGALFADSLADGILLEGNYAMNTLRRLSFNILQAARMRTIKTDFISCPSCGRTLFNLQEVSARIRERTAHLPGVKIAIMGCIVNGPGEMADADFGYVGSKPGKIDLYVGKTCVEKNIDFSDADDRLVALIKAHDRWIEPVVATVEA from the coding sequence ATGGATAAGTTTACATTTGATACTCATCGCACAAAACGTTTTCCCACACGTGTCGTCATGGTCGGCAATGTCGCCGTAGGTGGAACCAATCCTGTACGCATCCAATCAATGACCACGTCGGATACACGTGACGCAGCAGCTACAGCGGACCAAATCAAAAAGCTTGCCGATTATGGCTGTGAAATTGCCCGTGTGACTGTTCAAGGCATGAAGGAAGCGGATACCTGTGAAGAGATAAAGAACCTACTTGTCCAAGCCAATTATACTATTCCTCTTGTTGCAGACATCCACTTTTTCCCGCCGGCAGCTATGCGTGTAGCTGAATTTGTGGACAAAGTACGTATCAACCCGGGCAACTATGCTGACAAGCGGGCCCAATTCAGGGTGATAGAATATGATGACGCAAGCTATGCTGCAGAACTTGTACGGATCGAAGAGAAATTTTCTCCCCTTATCAAAAAATGTAAAGAACGCAAAATCTCGATGCGTATTGGTACAAACCATGGTTCCCTTTCCGACCGTATCATGAACCGCTTCGGCGATTCGCCGGCTGGGATGGTGGAGTCTGCATTAGAATATACACGCATCTGCCGCAAATACGATTATCACGATATTATTTTCTCGATGAAAGCCTCCAATCCTATTGTGATGATGCAAGCCTACCGCATGCTGAATGCTGAAATGATTAAATTAGGCTGGAATTATCCACTCCATTTGGGCGTGACAGAAGCTGGTGAAGGGGAAGATGGACGTATCAAGTCCGCAATGGGTATTGGCGCCTTACTTTTAGATGGTTTGGGCGACACCATCCGCGTCTCATTAACTGAAGATCCTTGGTATGAAATAGATCCTTGCAAACGTCTAGTAAATTTTGCACACCATTATGAATCATTACCCGGTTATGGTGGTGAGCAACGTATTTCGATGTTCGTAGAGAAAAAAGCTGTAACGCTTCCTAAGACAGTCTCGATGCATCGTGATGGAACTGTGGCAGTATTAGCTTCAAAAAGTGAATTTGAGAAAGAGTCGTTCTTCCAGGATGCCGGGTACGAAACAGCATTCAACCGTCCCAAACTGAAAATCGACAGTCCTGACCTAATTGTCTATGAAGGGGAGATTGGCGAAGGTCTGCAGAATAAAATTGAAAAACTGCATGAAGCCGGTGTCACCGTTTTGACACATAATGATCTTCAACCATTGAAAAATGCCGGCTCGCGTGCAAACGTACAAAAGTTTGCGTTGATTGCACCTCAAAATCCTAAAGCTATTGTGGTGACAGATGAGACTGAAGACGAATGGAAAAAGCTGATTGATCTAAAACCGGCATTGGTATTTATCAAACCTAAAGCTCTAGATCGTTTTCACTATGTACGTTCCTTCTTGCTTTGGGCAAAGGAAAATGCTTTTGATGCTCCGGTGCTTCTATGGATGTCATATACGTGCAACGAAGAAGATCTTGTCATTCAGGCTTCTACAGAATGCGGAGCGTTATTTGCTGATAGCTTAGCGGACGGAATACTGCTTGAAGGTAACTATGCGATGAATACGTTGCGAAGACTGAGTTTTAACATCTTGCAAGCAGCAAGGATGCGCACTATCAAAACGGATTTTATCTCTTGTCCAAGTTGCGGAAGAACACTTTTCAACCTGCAGGAAGTTTCAGCGCGTATTCGTGAAAGGACAGCACATCTACCTGGAGTTAAGATTGCCATTATGGGTTGTATCGTGAACGGTCCAGGCGAAATGGCAGACGCAGACTTTGGTTATGTAGGTTCCAAACCAGGTAAAATCGACCTGTACGTGGGTAAAACCTGCGTCGAGAAAAACATCGACTTTTCTGATGCCGATGACCGACTCGTGGCATTGATCAAAGCACACGATCGGTGGATAGAGCCAGTTGTAGCTACTGTAGAAGCATAA
- a CDS encoding leucine-rich repeat domain-containing protein yields MIEDIRFVGTFARKDIVKTEEPLFKNRQEGNHAHYFANNANEGYRREIVLVGSDLPDRISVIDLRQVIVRLIRSQEDVDLKKLNEEDEIEDFISDIYVADYSKTDLMKTLLACFNELPNLRENKLSAEERSRLTETFHRVSEDSASTKLSLAANTLTNQLWLSTNYHSVFSDILKKRLENEGPCIHLSSQNVRDLPPALEDYKETYLLDLRTNYLVDLPEYLESFTELVSLELENNAFKHIPAVVFKLSKLDYLGMNENDLREIPDEISNLKELTVLFLEDNNITKVTESIGDLEKLININLSVNKLSTLPESINKLPLEELRLNHNNFTSVPECLFSLPSTCYIDFCDNPLTEESKESLMTRIQSPDYKGPKICYTYENMENIDFD; encoded by the coding sequence ATGATCGAAGATATTCGTTTTGTTGGAACTTTTGCTCGAAAAGACATTGTAAAAACAGAAGAACCCCTCTTTAAGAATCGGCAAGAAGGGAATCATGCCCATTATTTTGCGAATAATGCTAATGAAGGATATCGGAGAGAGATAGTTCTTGTCGGTTCCGACCTTCCAGATAGGATATCTGTTATTGACTTACGGCAGGTCATTGTAAGATTGATCCGCAGTCAAGAAGATGTCGATCTTAAGAAACTGAATGAAGAGGATGAAATAGAAGATTTTATTTCTGATATCTATGTAGCGGATTATTCGAAAACAGATCTCATGAAGACTCTCTTAGCATGCTTTAATGAGTTACCTAATTTACGTGAAAACAAACTTAGCGCTGAGGAACGAAGCCGCCTAACTGAAACTTTTCATCGAGTTAGCGAAGATTCTGCCTCGACGAAATTAAGTCTTGCAGCGAATACTCTGACAAATCAGTTATGGCTCTCTACCAATTACCACTCAGTCTTTAGCGATATCTTAAAAAAACGGCTAGAAAACGAAGGCCCCTGCATTCATCTATCCAGTCAAAATGTGAGAGATTTACCACCTGCTCTTGAAGACTATAAAGAGACTTATCTTCTTGATCTTCGTACCAATTATTTGGTGGATTTACCGGAGTATCTGGAAAGTTTTACAGAATTGGTTTCATTAGAATTAGAAAATAATGCCTTCAAGCATATTCCCGCCGTGGTGTTTAAATTATCGAAATTGGACTACCTCGGAATGAATGAAAACGATTTAAGAGAAATTCCTGATGAGATTTCAAATTTGAAAGAGCTCACTGTCTTATTCTTAGAGGATAATAATATCACTAAAGTCACGGAAAGTATTGGTGATCTAGAAAAATTGATCAATATCAACCTTTCTGTGAATAAACTCTCAACCCTGCCTGAATCTATAAATAAACTGCCCTTAGAAGAACTACGCCTAAATCATAACAATTTTACTTCCGTACCTGAATGCCTTTTTAGCTTACCCTCCACTTGTTATATTGATTTTTGTGACAACCCCCTTACAGAAGAATCTAAGGAAAGCTTAATGACTAGGATTCAGTCCCCTGATTATAAAGGGCCAAAAATCTGCTACACGTATGAAAATATGGAAAATATAGACTTCGATTGA
- a CDS encoding AMP-binding protein — protein MDRAKDPIDWLSSATHILTNPRLSPEESARIISILESPTTPEGLLWFSTSGSTGDKGIQKWVGISRGALLTSARSVNHHLECDSDDIWLNVLPVFHVGGCSIYARAELSGSPVYELKEWSPQEFVNAVSSLRITLSSLVPAQVHDLVQKELPAPKSLKAIVVGGGVLSHPLYQKARALGWPLLPSYGMTECGSQIATAPLESLMTEALLPPLNILPHIHHKVDEEGRLHIKSPSLLSAYAHISENGYQFEVFPKDHWLKTDDIVDIQGDTIQHKGRKGDFIKIGGESVLLPHLEEIWQQAAADSGLTVQETAISPVVDERLGYTIELFTTASENQISQALNLYNDKVLPFERIRKVNQVESIPRSALGKLLRHELSV, from the coding sequence ATGGATAGAGCTAAAGATCCCATCGATTGGTTAAGTTCTGCGACTCACATATTAACGAATCCACGCTTGTCTCCAGAAGAAAGCGCTAGAATCATTAGTATTCTTGAGTCTCCAACAACTCCCGAAGGTTTGCTATGGTTCTCCACTTCTGGATCCACTGGCGATAAAGGAATTCAAAAGTGGGTAGGTATTTCCAGGGGAGCGTTGTTAACTTCGGCCCGTTCTGTAAATCACCACTTAGAATGTGATAGTGATGACATTTGGCTAAATGTACTGCCGGTTTTTCATGTGGGAGGTTGTAGCATTTACGCGCGGGCCGAACTTTCTGGAAGTCCTGTCTACGAACTTAAAGAGTGGTCGCCGCAAGAATTTGTAAATGCAGTAAGCTCGTTAAGAATAACCTTATCTTCCCTGGTTCCAGCTCAAGTACATGATCTAGTACAAAAAGAACTGCCTGCACCTAAATCTTTAAAAGCTATTGTTGTAGGTGGAGGTGTTCTTTCTCACCCTCTATATCAGAAGGCCCGTGCTTTAGGATGGCCATTGCTCCCCAGTTATGGAATGACAGAATGTGGATCACAGATTGCAACGGCTCCACTCGAATCGCTAATGACAGAAGCTCTCCTTCCTCCTCTAAATATTTTACCTCATATTCATCACAAAGTAGATGAAGAAGGACGCCTTCATATCAAAAGCCCTAGTTTGCTCAGTGCATATGCCCATATCAGCGAAAATGGCTATCAATTTGAGGTTTTTCCTAAGGATCATTGGCTAAAGACAGATGATATTGTGGATATTCAAGGGGATACAATTCAACATAAAGGAAGAAAGGGCGACTTTATAAAAATTGGCGGAGAAAGCGTCCTTCTTCCGCATTTAGAAGAAATCTGGCAACAAGCTGCCGCAGATTCAGGATTAACCGTACAAGAAACTGCAATTTCCCCTGTTGTCGATGAACGACTGGGATATACGATAGAACTATTTACAACGGCTTCCGAAAATCAGATTTCTCAAGCCTTAAATCTTTATAACGATAAAGTGCTGCCCTTCGAACGGATAAGAAAAGTAAATCAAGTGGAATCCATACCCCGCTCAGCCTTAGGCAAATTGCTTCGTCATGAGTTAAGCGTATAA
- a CDS encoding cob(I)yrinic acid a,c-diamide adenosyltransferase, with product MTKIYTKTGDAGETSLFTGKRVSKADAFIAALGAIDECNSAIGLSIAAFPKDISFDSLREELIIIQHALFDVGAAVATPRTQAVESKLQKTRFDTEATNFLESWIDKHEHELPKLKAFILPGGHPAGATLHLARTICRRAERHAVPLYQNADITEEVLIYLNRLSDYLFVAARQINHLAGSPETLWEHHKIHSN from the coding sequence ATGACAAAGATTTATACAAAAACTGGCGATGCGGGAGAAACCTCCCTATTTACAGGTAAAAGAGTTTCCAAAGCAGATGCATTCATCGCAGCTTTAGGTGCTATTGACGAATGTAATAGTGCCATCGGTTTATCGATAGCTGCTTTCCCAAAAGATATTTCATTTGATAGCTTGCGGGAAGAGTTGATCATTATACAACACGCTCTTTTTGATGTAGGTGCTGCTGTGGCTACTCCTAGAACTCAAGCAGTTGAATCTAAATTACAGAAAACACGCTTTGATACCGAAGCGACAAATTTTTTAGAAAGCTGGATTGACAAGCATGAACATGAACTTCCCAAATTAAAAGCTTTTATTTTACCTGGCGGTCATCCTGCAGGAGCTACGCTACATCTGGCGCGTACAATTTGCCGACGTGCTGAGCGTCATGCTGTTCCTTTATATCAAAATGCTGATATTACAGAAGAAGTCCTGATCTATCTTAACAGACTATCCGACTATTTATTTGTTGCTGCAAGACAGATTAATCATCTTGCAGGTTCACCTGAAACTTTATGGGAGCATCATAAAATTCACTCAAACTAA
- a CDS encoding alpha/beta fold hydrolase: MNPILFSLPGFLGRPDDWHSILSQSSSIFHIPCTYIDNFTQNMVEWSRLFNKQIEKQYGYPSKENHHIIVGYSLGARLAMHLLQDNPKLWDAAVLVSAHTGMNMNENRLLADRAWADKFRSNPWDEVMNAWEDQEVFRVGSTRFTREEKYYQRELLAEILTHWSVGHQKDFQTFLQSAPVPILWCAGLNDRAYTERAKKLSLSHPQSKIALFSEAGHRVPWDQPKKFIFELEAFINSLKRMVK, from the coding sequence ATGAACCCTATACTTTTTTCACTGCCCGGGTTTTTAGGTAGGCCTGATGACTGGCACTCGATCCTATCGCAATCTTCGAGCATTTTTCATATCCCATGTACCTATATCGATAACTTCACACAAAATATGGTCGAGTGGAGCCGTTTATTTAACAAACAAATTGAAAAACAGTACGGCTACCCAAGCAAGGAAAATCATCATATCATCGTAGGATATTCCCTAGGTGCGCGTCTTGCTATGCACCTTCTACAAGATAACCCTAAGTTATGGGACGCTGCAGTCCTGGTATCCGCACATACCGGTATGAATATGAATGAGAATAGGCTGCTGGCTGATAGAGCTTGGGCAGATAAATTCCGTAGCAACCCTTGGGACGAGGTAATGAACGCTTGGGAAGACCAGGAAGTATTCCGAGTAGGCTCTACAAGGTTTACTAGAGAAGAAAAATACTATCAAAGAGAGCTATTGGCAGAGATACTTACGCACTGGTCAGTAGGCCACCAAAAGGACTTCCAGACCTTTTTACAGTCTGCCCCAGTCCCGATTTTATGGTGTGCCGGATTAAATGATAGAGCCTATACTGAACGCGCTAAAAAACTCTCATTATCGCACCCTCAATCAAAGATTGCTCTTTTTTCTGAGGCTGGGCATCGTGTTCCTTGGGATCAACCGAAAAAATTTATTTTTGAATTAGAAGCCTTCATTAACTCTCTAAAAAGGATGGTGAAATGA
- the ubiE gene encoding bifunctional demethylmenaquinone methyltransferase/2-methoxy-6-polyprenyl-1,4-benzoquinol methylase UbiE codes for MAYSKDDPKSVQTMFSSIAPRYDMTNLIISLGLNKYWNRQLVKHSLSSAPVGHLLDLCCGTGEIAYGFLNRTKLPQKVHLIDFSENMLVMAKQRAEKLKLHSKHELTFTQGDAQAIPLDKDSVACVSIAYGIRNVYDTKKCLAEVLRVLQPGGICGILELTRPKNKVMHQLHKIYLSTMLPLLGKLLTSNQDAYSYLKDTVGKFIEPEEIAGIMQNTGFRNVRVIPLSFGIAHLIVAEKSI; via the coding sequence ATGGCTTACTCTAAAGACGATCCAAAATCTGTGCAAACAATGTTTTCCAGCATTGCTCCACGTTACGATATGACAAATCTTATCATTTCATTAGGTTTGAATAAATATTGGAACCGGCAGCTTGTGAAACATTCCCTTTCCAGCGCTCCTGTGGGACACCTGTTGGATTTGTGCTGCGGGACCGGAGAGATCGCTTATGGTTTTCTAAACAGAACAAAGCTACCTCAGAAAGTACATCTTATCGATTTCAGCGAAAATATGCTGGTTATGGCTAAACAACGTGCCGAAAAATTGAAACTGCATTCCAAACATGAGCTCACCTTTACCCAGGGTGACGCACAAGCAATACCATTAGATAAAGACTCCGTTGCCTGCGTGAGCATTGCTTACGGAATTAGAAATGTTTATGACACTAAAAAATGCCTTGCTGAAGTTTTAAGGGTATTGCAGCCCGGCGGAATCTGCGGAATTTTAGAACTCACACGCCCTAAAAATAAGGTGATGCATCAACTTCATAAGATCTATTTAAGCACAATGCTACCTTTGCTAGGTAAGCTTCTTACTTCAAATCAAGATGCATATTCTTACCTAAAAGATACTGTAGGAAAATTTATTGAACCTGAAGAAATTGCTGGAATCATGCAAAACACGGGCTTTAGAAATGTGCGTGTCATCCCCTTAAGTTTTGGCATCGCACATCTGATTGTAGCTGAAAAAAGTATCTAA
- the menB gene encoding 1,4-dihydroxy-2-naphthoyl-CoA synthase, producing MITQDEATTTWQTIETFEDILFETNNEGIAKITINRPRVRNAFRPKTVTEMQEAFEHCRNDSSIGVIILTGKGKEAFCSGGDQSVRKEAGYVGDDGIPRLNVLDLQKQIRSIPKPVIAMVAGYAIGGGHVLHVVCDLTIAADNAIFGQVGPKVGSFDGGLGSSYLARIVGQKKAREIWYLCRHYNAQEALDMGLVNTVVPYEKLEEETVAWCNQILQHSPLALRCLKSALNADCDGQIGLQELAGNATLLFYMTQEAQEGKKAFLEKRKPDFKQFPRLP from the coding sequence ATGATCACACAAGATGAAGCAACGACAACATGGCAAACAATTGAAACTTTTGAAGACATTCTCTTCGAAACGAATAATGAGGGGATTGCAAAAATCACAATCAACCGTCCTCGCGTGCGCAATGCTTTTCGTCCTAAAACAGTCACTGAAATGCAGGAAGCATTTGAACATTGCCGTAATGACAGCTCAATCGGAGTCATTATCCTTACAGGCAAAGGCAAGGAAGCGTTCTGCTCCGGAGGAGACCAGTCCGTACGTAAAGAAGCAGGATATGTCGGGGATGACGGCATACCACGTTTGAACGTACTAGATCTTCAGAAACAAATCCGCTCCATTCCAAAGCCAGTCATCGCTATGGTTGCAGGATATGCTATTGGTGGTGGACATGTCTTGCATGTCGTATGCGACTTGACCATAGCGGCAGATAATGCAATATTTGGACAAGTAGGCCCAAAAGTGGGGTCTTTTGATGGCGGTCTTGGCAGCAGCTACCTGGCACGTATCGTCGGGCAGAAAAAAGCGCGCGAGATCTGGTATCTATGCCGTCATTATAATGCTCAAGAAGCTCTCGATATGGGTTTAGTCAATACCGTGGTTCCTTACGAAAAATTGGAAGAGGAAACAGTAGCATGGTGCAATCAGATTTTACAGCATTCTCCTTTAGCTCTGCGCTGCCTAAAATCTGCTTTGAATGCAGATTGCGACGGCCAAATCGGTTTACAGGAGTTAGCCGGAAACGCTACGCTGCTGTTTTACATGACCCAGGAAGCCCAAGAAGGCAAAAAAGCCTTTCTAGAAAAGAGAAAGCCTGATTTTAAACAATTCCCTAGGCTGCCATGA
- a CDS encoding transglutaminase family protein — protein sequence MQKKLLIYSLVLLNTLSVKSLAIEYQRHPSAVHFAYKSLPSNSLKELLAFSVLYPETQQGQASIREVLSLLMEPNLISYEQIHKASAAAPDLIRLSKALPGSFNSCSEEALEIIENASGHLLNRRLAGYGITELTLAQRMAPDQIDLARALLLAEMGSSPETLQHVRCYEAALDWMALQILLQLGPHATHEQMINAINAYLFQVLHYRFPAYRKYAKQIQNYSLLGKVIEARQGVCLGVSLLFACLAQRVGLPLQIITPPGHIFLRYETAQGYRNIETTAGGIHLEDENYLGIELEELPRRTVKETIGLAHLNTGSTYWQNGDYDKALEEYAKAKTYMGDDPLLQCFTGFCLCLSGRIEEGKKNLMRIRNSNHPLMHQTKMIAADFLDGRTDVEALKLVYVEVDKVRTEQEKHCNELMVMMERCPQFRAGWMKLAMTWMDMQREDKAIEAIEKSHQVDPNDLSVEYFLAQLSLSRQDYIQAWKYLLNAEKLAEKRVKPFKPLKQLRSQLSSCCAIPEN from the coding sequence ATGCAAAAAAAACTTTTAATTTACTCCTTAGTGCTTCTCAACACGTTATCTGTTAAAAGTTTAGCGATCGAGTATCAACGCCATCCTAGCGCGGTACACTTTGCTTATAAAAGTTTGCCGAGCAACAGCTTGAAAGAACTCCTAGCCTTCAGTGTGTTATATCCCGAAACTCAGCAAGGCCAAGCCTCCATCCGTGAAGTACTTAGCTTGCTGATGGAGCCTAACTTAATAAGTTACGAACAAATCCATAAAGCATCTGCTGCAGCACCCGACTTGATCCGACTTTCAAAAGCTCTCCCCGGTTCCTTTAATTCCTGTTCTGAAGAGGCCCTGGAAATCATAGAAAATGCGTCAGGACATCTTCTTAACCGCCGCCTTGCAGGATATGGCATTACAGAACTTACTCTTGCCCAAAGAATGGCGCCAGATCAGATCGATCTTGCACGCGCTTTGCTATTGGCGGAAATGGGCAGTTCCCCCGAAACCTTGCAGCATGTGCGTTGTTACGAAGCAGCGCTGGATTGGATGGCTTTGCAGATATTGTTGCAATTAGGCCCCCATGCAACGCATGAACAAATGATCAATGCGATAAACGCCTATCTATTCCAAGTGCTGCATTATCGATTTCCCGCTTACCGTAAATACGCGAAGCAAATACAAAACTATTCTTTACTTGGAAAAGTCATAGAAGCCCGCCAAGGCGTTTGCTTGGGCGTTAGCTTACTTTTTGCTTGTCTTGCCCAACGTGTAGGACTCCCCTTGCAAATCATTACCCCTCCAGGCCACATCTTTCTCCGCTATGAAACAGCGCAAGGATATAGAAATATCGAAACTACTGCGGGGGGCATTCATTTAGAAGATGAAAACTATTTAGGTATAGAACTGGAAGAGCTTCCCCGTCGAACTGTCAAAGAAACTATCGGATTAGCACATCTTAATACCGGATCAACCTATTGGCAGAATGGTGACTATGATAAAGCGCTGGAAGAGTATGCAAAAGCAAAAACATACATGGGAGACGACCCGCTGCTGCAGTGTTTTACCGGTTTTTGCTTGTGTCTAAGCGGGAGAATAGAGGAAGGAAAAAAGAATCTGATGCGTATTCGCAACAGTAATCATCCACTGATGCACCAAACAAAAATGATTGCAGCAGACTTCTTGGATGGCAGGACAGATGTAGAAGCTCTCAAGCTTGTATACGTTGAGGTTGATAAAGTGAGGACTGAACAAGAAAAACATTGTAATGAACTCATGGTGATGATGGAAAGATGTCCGCAATTTCGGGCAGGGTGGATGAAGCTTGCGATGACTTGGATGGATATGCAGAGAGAAGATAAAGCAATAGAAGCGATAGAAAAAAGTCATCAAGTCGATCCTAACGACCTTTCCGTAGAATATTTTCTTGCCCAGTTATCCCTTTCCCGACAAGATTACATTCAGGCTTGGAAATATTTGTTAAATGCAGAAAAACTTGCAGAAAAGAGGGTTAAACCCTTCAAGCCACTTAAACAATTAAGAAGCCAGCTCTCATCTTGCTGCGCCATTCCGGAGAATTAA
- the menA gene encoding 1,4-dihydroxy-2-naphthoate octaprenyltransferase translates to MNHADIKAERPSQILVWFYAARPKTLTAGVLPVVAASALAYYQFHAWSWLVFFCGLLTALCIQIGVNFTNDAFDYKKGADNAKRIGFDRVVQKGWISYSQMLWAGIAALTAGVLFALPIAWDIPSIGVIVAMSALLSYFYTGGPFPLAYNGLGELFVLLFYGWAITGAVYFAMTGVLDLSILILGLQIGLLSTAILANNNFRDYIQDKAVHKNTLIVRWGINFGRWEIISALLLPFVLNIYWFEIGMTLPATLSFLAFPMALQVVREIWDAQPSARGNVLLVKSAATHLVFSLFFSIGCFLS, encoded by the coding sequence ATGAACCACGCTGACATTAAGGCTGAAAGACCCTCACAAATTCTTGTTTGGTTTTATGCTGCTAGGCCAAAAACTCTGACCGCAGGCGTTTTGCCTGTGGTTGCAGCTTCAGCCCTAGCCTATTATCAATTCCACGCGTGGTCCTGGCTCGTTTTTTTTTGCGGACTGCTTACAGCCCTTTGTATTCAAATTGGCGTAAACTTTACAAACGACGCTTTTGATTATAAAAAAGGTGCCGACAATGCTAAACGGATAGGCTTCGACAGAGTAGTTCAGAAGGGTTGGATTTCCTATTCTCAGATGCTTTGGGCTGGGATTGCGGCTTTAACAGCAGGCGTTTTGTTTGCCCTGCCCATTGCCTGGGATATTCCCTCCATTGGCGTCATTGTCGCAATGTCGGCTCTGCTAAGTTATTTCTACACCGGAGGACCTTTTCCTTTAGCATATAACGGTCTGGGAGAATTGTTTGTCCTGCTTTTTTATGGGTGGGCTATTACCGGAGCAGTTTACTTTGCAATGACCGGAGTTTTGGATCTATCTATTCTCATACTAGGATTGCAGATCGGCTTGCTTTCCACAGCTATATTAGCTAACAATAATTTCCGGGATTACATCCAAGACAAAGCCGTGCATAAAAATACTCTGATTGTTCGCTGGGGAATTAATTTTGGACGGTGGGAAATTATTTCAGCCTTGCTTTTACCCTTTGTACTAAATATATATTGGTTTGAAATCGGAATGACACTGCCGGCAACTTTAAGTTTTCTAGCTTTTCCGATGGCATTGCAAGTCGTACGCGAAATTTGGGATGCTCAGCCTAGCGCCCGGGGTAACGTTTTGTTAGTGAAATCTGCTGCAACACACCTAGTGTTTTCATTATTCTTTTCTATAGGCTGTTTCTTAAGTTGA
- a CDS encoding histidine phosphatase family protein — protein MITFTTMTQAVEAFKPSIDHELVQELITKQIRIIAIRHGEALHNLGSLMNSSRSPGIHLTERGIQQVRNAAEKLRHEQIHYVYASPVYRTMQTAHYLTTSLGVPHLKVAVAEDLREQHFGIFEGRSYYEYVDFFDDPEDVYTKAAPEGESGEELYIRTKEFLRKVASAHEKETVVLVTHAFNCHHINYCLTGSDADLPNQAEFKIYSVQGE, from the coding sequence ATGATAACTTTTACAACTATGACCCAAGCTGTAGAAGCTTTTAAACCTTCCATTGATCATGAACTAGTACAAGAATTAATCACTAAACAGATTAGAATTATTGCTATTCGTCACGGAGAGGCTTTGCATAATCTGGGTTCCCTTATGAACTCCTCTCGTTCTCCGGGAATACACCTCACAGAGCGCGGAATCCAACAGGTCAGGAATGCAGCAGAAAAATTACGTCATGAGCAAATCCATTATGTCTATGCTTCGCCTGTATATAGAACAATGCAAACAGCCCATTACCTTACAACATCATTAGGAGTCCCCCACTTAAAAGTTGCTGTAGCAGAAGATTTAAGAGAACAGCACTTTGGAATCTTTGAAGGGCGTTCCTACTACGAGTACGTCGATTTCTTTGATGATCCTGAGGACGTATATACCAAAGCAGCCCCTGAAGGTGAATCCGGGGAAGAACTCTATATCCGCACAAAAGAATTTTTACGAAAAGTTGCTAGTGCTCACGAAAAAGAAACTGTAGTGTTAGTGACGCATGCTTTTAACTGCCATCATATAAATTATTGCTTAACCGGATCGGATGCGGATTTACCCAACCAAGCAGAATTCAAAATCTATTCAGTTCAAGGCGAATAA